The following proteins come from a genomic window of Ornithinimicrobium cryptoxanthini:
- a CDS encoding NUDIX hydrolase, with translation MVRVRGVDHRGRVLAEDVVPHGIDPAAVLQADGHDPVWTGSEVVDGELVLVYRVRPGGRPEPHQRLSAYAVVQATFRGVPSLLLTSFARRVRVRNGAWGLPGGGLEPGEDPVSGAEREVWEETGQHVRAVEPLDLVSRHWTGRAPSGRLEDYHAVSMVYRAHCSDPAETVVHDVGGSTADARWVPLADLPTLPVLDWQRRFLPPT, from the coding sequence ATGGTTCGGGTGCGTGGCGTCGACCACAGGGGCCGGGTCCTGGCGGAGGACGTGGTGCCGCACGGGATCGATCCCGCAGCGGTGTTGCAGGCCGACGGTCACGACCCGGTCTGGACCGGCAGCGAGGTCGTGGACGGCGAGCTGGTGCTGGTCTATCGCGTGCGCCCAGGGGGCCGACCGGAGCCCCACCAACGGCTCTCTGCGTATGCCGTGGTGCAGGCGACCTTCCGCGGCGTCCCGTCCCTGCTGCTCACCTCCTTTGCGAGGAGGGTCCGGGTCCGCAACGGGGCGTGGGGGCTGCCCGGTGGCGGGCTGGAGCCGGGAGAGGACCCGGTGAGCGGTGCAGAGCGTGAGGTGTGGGAGGAGACCGGGCAACACGTGCGGGCCGTGGAGCCGCTGGACCTGGTCAGCCGGCACTGGACCGGTCGTGCGCCGAGCGGGCGGCTCGAGGACTACCACGCCGTGTCGATGGTCTATCGCGCCCACTGCTCGGACCCGGCCGAGACGGTCGTGCACGACGTGGGCGGCAGCACGGCCGACGCGCGGTGGGTGCCTCTGGCTGACCTGCCCACCCTGCCGGTCCTGGACTGGCAACGACGGTTCCTGCCGCCCACGTAG
- a CDS encoding M23 family metallopeptidase: protein MMATRAAALDTSLSAGLAVTAGGAVQIREIAAAHAFHEPVLDAATTSGFGWRWGRMHNGLDFGADIGAPLYAVAQGTVTTSGWNSGLGNHVKITLGSGEVVVYGHMSQIDVALDDTVEAGTMIGAVGNTGRSTGAHLHLEIRTDDGPIDPAEWLDARRN, encoded by the coding sequence ATGATGGCCACGCGTGCCGCCGCCCTGGACACCTCATTGAGCGCAGGGCTCGCCGTCACCGCAGGCGGAGCGGTGCAGATCCGCGAGATCGCCGCCGCCCACGCGTTCCATGAGCCGGTCCTCGATGCGGCGACGACGTCCGGCTTCGGCTGGCGCTGGGGCCGGATGCACAACGGGCTCGACTTCGGTGCTGACATTGGAGCTCCGCTGTATGCCGTGGCGCAAGGCACCGTGACCACCAGCGGGTGGAACTCGGGACTGGGAAACCACGTCAAGATCACCCTGGGCTCCGGCGAGGTGGTCGTCTATGGGCACATGTCACAGATCGACGTGGCGCTGGACGACACGGTGGAGGCGGGCACGATGATCGGTGCAGTCGGCAACACGGGGCGCTCGACCGGTGCCCACCTGCACCTCGAGATCCGCACCGACGATGGACCCATCGACCCGGCTGAGTGGCTCGACGCCCGGCGCAACTGA
- a CDS encoding glycosyltransferase family 4 protein, with translation MRIALVSDVFAPRLGGMEVQVADLAARLRRAGHQVRVMTATPGEPVPDLVRLPAPVSLPAPVNPWAGRGLRAEVAAADVVHIHLGVLAPFASRAAQIALAAGRPTVVTWHSMVGRAAVPYAARWRGWIDSGAVPTAVSGVAAERVRAVTRSGVPIEVLPNGIDPADWAADATAAPALGPGEPVRLATAMRFAPRKRPLQLIALAASIRRLVPPERRLELVAAGAGPLLGPARARVQTARADWITLPGRLSRPELARLYHRCHLYLSPARLESFGIAALEARAAGLAVAGIAGSGITEFVQDGVDGVLADDGRQLAREVAALINEPEALTKILDHNRSVAPHQTWERVLDATLETYDRALAARPGGR, from the coding sequence GTGAGGATCGCCCTGGTTTCCGACGTCTTTGCGCCCCGGCTTGGTGGCATGGAGGTCCAGGTGGCTGATCTGGCAGCCCGGCTCCGGCGCGCCGGTCATCAGGTCCGCGTCATGACGGCGACGCCAGGGGAGCCCGTGCCGGACCTGGTCCGGTTGCCGGCACCGGTGTCCCTGCCCGCGCCCGTCAATCCGTGGGCGGGTCGCGGACTGCGAGCAGAGGTCGCGGCGGCCGATGTCGTGCACATCCATCTGGGGGTGCTGGCTCCCTTCGCCTCCCGAGCCGCCCAGATCGCGCTGGCCGCGGGACGTCCGACGGTGGTGACCTGGCACAGCATGGTGGGTCGTGCCGCCGTGCCGTATGCCGCCCGCTGGCGTGGGTGGATCGACTCCGGTGCCGTGCCCACCGCCGTGTCCGGGGTCGCCGCCGAGCGGGTGCGGGCCGTGACGAGGTCGGGGGTGCCCATCGAGGTGCTGCCCAACGGCATCGACCCCGCGGACTGGGCAGCAGACGCGACTGCCGCGCCCGCACTGGGGCCGGGAGAGCCGGTGCGCCTGGCGACCGCCATGCGCTTCGCTCCACGCAAGCGCCCACTGCAGCTGATCGCCCTGGCAGCCTCGATCAGGCGACTGGTCCCGCCGGAGCGGCGCCTCGAGCTCGTGGCTGCCGGGGCCGGGCCGCTGCTCGGCCCGGCGCGCGCCAGGGTCCAGACCGCTCGGGCTGACTGGATCACTCTGCCCGGCAGGCTGTCCCGGCCCGAGCTGGCCCGGCTCTATCACCGCTGCCACCTCTATCTGTCACCGGCGCGACTGGAGTCGTTCGGGATCGCCGCGCTGGAGGCCCGTGCAGCAGGCCTCGCGGTCGCGGGGATCGCCGGCAGCGGCATCACCGAGTTCGTCCAGGACGGGGTTGACGGAGTGCTGGCCGACGACGGCCGCCAGCTGGCTCGAGAGGTGGCGGCCCTCATCAACGAGCCCGAGGCCCTGACCAAGATCCTCGACCACAACCGTTCGGTCGCCCCGCACCAGACCTGGGAGCGGGTCCTGGACGCGACGCTGGAGACCTATGACAGGGCGCTCGCCGCCCGGCCAGGAGGACGCTGA
- a CDS encoding lysylphosphatidylglycerol synthase transmembrane domain-containing protein has translation MTPFGDGSGPEPKLRRIGLKEVLQSVVGFALAISLLAFGMPRIVGTTWSQIGDQLTMVGFDKALIMLALMLAGLYSYTFTLIGSLPGLTHLRALMVNAAGSMVSNILPAGGAVGVALSYVMYRSWGFTRSNISTSLVVTGIWNILARVALPVLGAGIVVWGPVEAPRLVIIASLIAGAVGTAIMVLFGLAIFSDRVSHWIGHALTRLARPFSKKVRGGVDVDHVIQDQRTRMSTVVKKHSLKMTLGLAGMFGFFFVLYWVAARSVGLDLPVYMLFAAYAFRQFLTVVAITPGGLGITEVGTAGVLVAFGGDPGAASAAALLYAFFTHLLEVPIGLTAWLAWSFSPRQKTPARGQLEANIANGDEDSQTVAEGSHGTSSTDPGHRT, from the coding sequence GTGACCCCCTTCGGCGACGGCTCCGGACCAGAGCCGAAGCTCCGACGGATCGGTCTGAAGGAGGTCCTGCAGTCGGTGGTGGGGTTCGCCCTGGCCATCTCGCTGCTGGCCTTCGGCATGCCCCGCATCGTGGGCACCACCTGGAGCCAGATCGGTGACCAACTCACCATGGTGGGCTTTGACAAGGCCCTGATCATGCTGGCGCTGATGCTGGCGGGGCTCTACTCCTACACGTTCACGCTCATCGGGTCGCTGCCCGGCCTGACCCACCTGCGCGCGCTGATGGTCAACGCCGCGGGGTCCATGGTCAGCAACATCCTGCCCGCCGGAGGCGCGGTCGGGGTGGCCCTGTCCTATGTGATGTATCGCTCGTGGGGCTTCACCCGCAGCAACATCTCCACCTCGCTGGTGGTCACTGGCATCTGGAACATCCTGGCCCGCGTCGCGCTGCCCGTGCTCGGCGCAGGCATCGTGGTCTGGGGACCCGTCGAGGCCCCCCGCCTGGTGATCATCGCGAGCCTGATCGCCGGCGCGGTCGGCACCGCGATCATGGTCCTGTTCGGCCTGGCGATCTTCTCCGACCGCGTCTCGCACTGGATCGGGCACGCCCTCACCCGGTTGGCCCGGCCGTTCTCCAAGAAGGTCCGCGGCGGTGTCGACGTCGATCACGTCATCCAGGACCAGCGCACCCGGATGTCGACCGTGGTCAAGAAGCACAGCCTCAAGATGACCCTCGGGCTGGCGGGCATGTTCGGCTTCTTCTTCGTCCTCTATTGGGTGGCGGCTCGCTCGGTGGGGCTGGACCTGCCCGTCTACATGCTGTTTGCGGCCTACGCGTTCCGCCAGTTCCTCACCGTGGTCGCCATCACGCCCGGTGGGCTGGGCATCACGGAGGTCGGCACCGCCGGTGTGCTCGTGGCCTTCGGCGGCGACCCCGGAGCCGCCTCCGCTGCCGCCCTGCTCTATGCCTTCTTCACGCACCTGCTGGAGGTGCCGATCGGCCTGACCGCGTGGCTGGCCTGGTCCTTCAGTCCCCGGCAGAAGACACCGGCCAGGGGGCAGCTCGAGGCCAACATCGCCAACGGGGACGAGGACTCCCAGACGGTGGCCGAGGGCTCCCACGGGACGTCATCGACAGACCCGGGTCACCGCACCTGA
- a CDS encoding Mur ligase family protein, giving the protein MRSTLAIAAGKLARGASRLRGGGSALPGLVTERIDPEILAHTLSDLPGGIIVVSGTNGKTTTTKMLVALLRAHGQRVFTNPTGSNFTRGVISAMLAEIPLRARLDADWAVLELDEAHALHFARVVAPTHALLLNVARDQLDRFAEIDQTAQLLSRLAEQTTHTVVLNVDDSFISRIRTQVADGVSVRWFGVDPSSAQLLPALQEADVRVSDGAGAEGLPDSADTSLLAVHDERSFTITGSTADVGPLTLQQRGLAAMINATAATAMGRAVLGPEFDPQVAATALSTVTPPFGRGEVIDVDGHPLELVLVKNPAGFTVALGTYGSEPVDTMIAINDNYADGRDVSWLYDVSFESLREQGVALTSGVRAWDMALRLEYDDVPVEHVEPDLDLALERFLRAHRGRPVRIFSTYTAMMHLRRQLASRFDLARFGEDRT; this is encoded by the coding sequence ATGCGCTCCACCCTCGCAATTGCCGCCGGCAAGCTGGCCCGCGGGGCCTCCCGGCTGCGCGGCGGCGGGTCCGCGCTGCCCGGCCTGGTCACCGAGCGGATCGACCCTGAGATCCTGGCGCACACCCTCAGCGACCTGCCCGGCGGGATCATCGTGGTCTCGGGCACCAACGGCAAGACCACGACCACCAAGATGCTCGTCGCCCTGCTGCGGGCCCATGGACAACGGGTCTTCACCAACCCCACCGGCAGCAACTTCACCCGCGGTGTCATCTCCGCGATGCTGGCCGAGATCCCCCTGCGCGCTCGGCTCGACGCCGACTGGGCCGTCCTGGAGCTGGACGAGGCGCACGCGCTGCACTTCGCCCGCGTCGTGGCACCCACCCACGCCCTGCTGCTCAACGTGGCCAGGGACCAGCTCGACCGGTTCGCCGAGATCGACCAGACCGCACAGCTGCTCTCCCGGCTGGCCGAGCAGACGACGCACACTGTCGTCCTCAACGTCGATGACTCCTTCATCTCCCGGATCCGCACCCAGGTGGCTGACGGGGTGAGCGTGCGCTGGTTCGGCGTCGACCCCTCGAGCGCCCAGCTCCTCCCGGCGCTGCAGGAGGCTGACGTGCGGGTCAGCGACGGTGCGGGTGCCGAAGGCCTGCCGGACTCCGCGGACACCTCACTGCTGGCGGTGCACGATGAGCGGTCCTTCACGATCACCGGCTCCACGGCCGACGTGGGCCCGCTGACCCTGCAGCAGCGCGGACTGGCCGCGATGATCAACGCGACGGCGGCCACCGCCATGGGCCGCGCCGTCCTCGGGCCGGAGTTCGACCCGCAGGTCGCCGCCACCGCGCTGTCGACCGTGACGCCGCCGTTCGGCCGTGGCGAGGTGATCGACGTCGACGGCCACCCTCTCGAGCTGGTGCTGGTCAAGAACCCGGCCGGCTTCACGGTGGCCCTGGGCACCTATGGCTCGGAGCCGGTCGACACGATGATCGCCATCAACGACAACTACGCCGACGGCCGGGATGTCTCCTGGCTCTATGACGTCTCGTTCGAGAGCCTGCGCGAGCAGGGGGTGGCGCTGACGAGCGGGGTGCGGGCCTGGGACATGGCCCTGCGGCTGGAGTATGACGATGTGCCGGTCGAGCACGTGGAGCCGGACCTCGACCTGGCCCTTGAGCGGTTCCTCAGAGCGCATCGGGGCAGGCCCGTGCGGATCTTCAGCACCTACACCGCGATGATGCATCTGCGCCGCCAGCTGGCATCGCGTTTTGACCTCGCCCGCTTCGGAGAGGACCGGACGTGA
- a CDS encoding type 1 glutamine amidotransferase: MTEQTGGSQSASKGTVHLVHLYPREMSIYGDLGNTRALASRLRWHGYTPVVHDHHPGADWPDEAHLLLGGGGQDSGQLRVQEDLDRHADRLRELAADGLPMLMICGMYQLFGQAFITVEGRRLPGLRILDVTTTGNATRMIGPVVLDTDAGQVVGYENHSGATVLGQGQAPFGSVVAGQGNNGTDGTEGARTGNVIGSYLHGPILPANPVLADHLLEIAVTRATGQWQPEQLDDSTAQQAHQRQVMRLLAADRRSTSRVGRLLPRR, from the coding sequence GTGACCGAGCAGACCGGCGGCTCGCAGTCAGCCAGCAAGGGCACGGTGCACCTGGTGCACCTCTATCCGCGCGAGATGAGCATCTATGGCGACCTGGGCAACACCCGGGCGCTGGCCAGCCGGCTGCGGTGGCACGGCTACACACCGGTGGTGCATGACCACCACCCGGGGGCGGACTGGCCGGACGAGGCGCACCTGCTGCTCGGCGGGGGCGGCCAGGACTCTGGTCAGCTGCGGGTCCAGGAGGATCTGGACCGCCATGCCGACCGGTTGCGCGAGCTCGCGGCCGACGGCCTGCCGATGCTGATGATCTGCGGGATGTATCAGCTCTTCGGCCAGGCCTTCATCACGGTCGAGGGCCGGCGACTGCCAGGTCTTCGGATCCTCGATGTGACGACCACCGGCAACGCCACGCGGATGATCGGCCCCGTCGTGCTCGACACCGACGCCGGTCAGGTCGTCGGCTATGAGAACCACTCGGGGGCCACGGTCCTGGGGCAGGGTCAGGCGCCGTTCGGCAGCGTTGTGGCGGGCCAGGGCAACAACGGCACGGACGGCACGGAGGGCGCCCGCACCGGCAATGTCATCGGCTCCTATCTGCACGGGCCGATCCTGCCGGCCAACCCGGTCCTGGCCGATCACCTGCTGGAGATCGCGGTGACCCGGGCCACGGGGCAGTGGCAGCCGGAGCAGCTCGACGACTCGACGGCCCAGCAGGCGCACCAGCGTCAGGTCATGCGGCTGTTGGCTGCCGACCGCCGGTCGACGTCACGGGTGGGCCGGCTGCTGCCGCGCCGCTGA
- a CDS encoding DoxX family protein, translating into MNAQTQTPARDDLAVDRAERGTGTVFQTDIVHSSFARKLLAAMRILIGWTFMWPFLDKLFGLGYGTESARAWIEGGAPAQGYMINATSGPFKEVFVWMAETFGGLTDFLFMFGLFGIGLAMLTGAGLKIAAWGGTLLMAFMYFAALPIGQANMGFTNPITDSHWIEAFVLLVAAYTLSGDTWGLGRWWGEKVGNSWLR; encoded by the coding sequence ATGAACGCGCAGACCCAGACCCCCGCTAGGGACGACCTTGCTGTTGACCGCGCGGAGCGCGGCACTGGCACCGTCTTCCAGACCGACATCGTCCACTCCAGCTTCGCTCGCAAGCTCCTGGCCGCGATGCGCATCCTCATCGGCTGGACCTTCATGTGGCCCTTCCTCGACAAGCTCTTCGGCCTGGGCTACGGCACCGAGTCCGCCCGCGCCTGGATCGAGGGTGGCGCACCCGCGCAGGGCTACATGATCAACGCCACCTCCGGCCCGTTCAAGGAGGTCTTCGTCTGGATGGCCGAGACCTTCGGTGGCCTGACCGACTTCCTGTTCATGTTTGGCCTGTTCGGCATCGGCCTGGCCATGCTGACCGGCGCCGGTCTGAAGATCGCCGCCTGGGGTGGCACTCTCCTGATGGCCTTCATGTATTTCGCCGCGCTGCCGATCGGCCAGGCGAACATGGGCTTCACCAACCCGATCACGGACTCGCACTGGATCGAGGCCTTCGTCCTCCTCGTCGCCGCCTACACCCTCTCGGGTGACACCTGGGGCCTCGGCCGCTGGTGGGGCGAGAAGGTGGGCAACAGCTGGCTCCGGTGA
- a CDS encoding cobalamin B12-binding domain-containing protein → MTSPSSGSPLRVIVAKPGLDGHDRGAKVVARALRDAGVEVIYTGLHQTPEQIVEAAIQEDADAVGLSVLSGAHMTLFKRVIELLGERDASDIVVFGGGIIPEADIPLLQELGVSRIFTPGATTAEITGWVHDNLGRD, encoded by the coding sequence ATGACCTCCCCATCAAGCGGTTCCCCGCTGCGCGTCATTGTTGCCAAACCAGGTCTTGACGGTCACGACCGAGGCGCCAAGGTGGTTGCTAGGGCACTTCGTGATGCCGGTGTTGAGGTCATCTACACGGGATTGCACCAGACACCGGAGCAGATCGTGGAGGCCGCGATCCAAGAGGATGCCGACGCAGTGGGGCTGTCGGTCCTCTCGGGCGCGCACATGACTCTCTTCAAGCGTGTGATCGAGCTGCTGGGCGAACGGGATGCTTCCGACATCGTCGTCTTTGGCGGCGGCATCATCCCCGAGGCCGACATACCCCTGCTGCAGGAACTCGGGGTCTCACGCATCTTCACTCCGGGGGCGACGACGGCCGAGATCACCGGGTGGGTGCACGACAACCTCGGTCGTGATTGA
- the pcrA gene encoding DNA helicase PcrA produces the protein MSTLFDNVPLPPMSPAQASGSVPVDHAGVPLWAREEQPAPDFASQERVSSPVDTDALLAGLNGPQREAVIHEASPLLIVAGAGSGKTRVLTHRIAYLLAARGVAPGQVLAITFTNKAAAEMRERVEALIGPRAKAMWVSTFHSACVRILRREAATVGLKSTFSIYDAADSQRLMALVVRDLDLDPKRYPARALCHKVSAAKNELIDDETFASQVGNNPYEAQVAAAYREYQRRLRQANALDFDDIISMTVNILQAFPAVREHYRRRFRHLLVDEYQDTNHAQYTLIRELVGTDDEEVPPAELCVVGDADQSIYAFRGATIRNIVEFEKDYPQARTILLEQNYRSTQRILQAANSVISRNPGRRDKSLWSDLGEGPMIVGYVADDEHDEASFVAQTIDKLGDEHGVQPKDVAVFYRTNAQSRALEEVFVRTGHPYKVVGGTRFYERREVKDALAYLRVIANPADDINLRRIINVPKRGIGDRAQAAVATLAQRERVPLVAALGRVEDAPGIATRSVAAIKAFTALLEGLGQVASDLESGVGDLLEAILDRSGYTKELRASHDPQDETRIENLAELVAVAREFDENYPEGSLVDFLEQVSLVADADEIPQGGPGTDGGVITLMTLHTAKGLEFPVVFLTGLEDGTFPHQRSMDDPVELEEERRLAYVGITRARQRLHLSRAGTRAAFGAPQYHPPSRFLDEIPMDVVDWQRSDRDRMSAAGRPSASVQQGWGGGQRSASRGVVQLNPRGSGVRKAIEPVSVSAGDRVSHDSFGLGTVVRVEGSGDHTMAHVDFGGSGVKRLLLRYAPLEKL, from the coding sequence ATGAGCACGCTCTTCGACAACGTCCCGCTGCCCCCGATGTCACCTGCCCAGGCCAGCGGGAGCGTGCCCGTGGACCACGCCGGCGTGCCCCTGTGGGCGCGGGAGGAGCAGCCGGCGCCGGACTTCGCGTCGCAGGAGCGGGTGTCTTCCCCGGTCGACACGGACGCCCTGCTCGCGGGGCTCAACGGGCCGCAGCGCGAGGCCGTGATCCACGAGGCGTCCCCGCTGTTGATCGTGGCCGGGGCCGGGTCGGGCAAGACACGGGTGCTGACCCACCGGATCGCCTATCTGCTGGCGGCCCGCGGTGTGGCCCCGGGCCAGGTGCTGGCGATCACCTTCACCAACAAGGCCGCTGCTGAGATGCGCGAGCGGGTCGAGGCGCTGATCGGTCCGCGGGCGAAGGCCATGTGGGTCTCCACCTTCCACTCGGCGTGCGTGCGGATCCTGCGGCGCGAGGCGGCCACGGTCGGTCTGAAGTCCACCTTCTCGATCTATGACGCCGCCGACAGCCAGCGACTGATGGCGCTGGTCGTGCGTGACCTGGACCTCGACCCCAAGCGCTATCCCGCGCGGGCGCTGTGCCACAAGGTGTCTGCCGCCAAGAACGAGCTGATCGACGACGAGACCTTTGCGTCGCAGGTGGGCAACAACCCCTACGAGGCGCAGGTGGCGGCGGCCTACCGTGAGTACCAACGCCGCTTGCGGCAGGCCAACGCCCTCGACTTCGACGACATCATCTCGATGACGGTCAACATCCTGCAGGCGTTCCCGGCTGTCCGGGAGCACTACCGCCGCCGGTTCCGCCACCTGCTGGTGGACGAGTACCAGGACACCAACCACGCGCAATACACCCTGATCCGTGAGCTGGTCGGCACCGACGACGAGGAGGTGCCCCCTGCGGAGCTGTGCGTCGTCGGTGACGCCGACCAGTCGATCTATGCCTTCCGGGGCGCCACCATCCGCAACATCGTCGAGTTCGAGAAGGACTACCCGCAGGCGCGCACCATCTTGTTGGAGCAGAACTACCGCTCGACCCAGCGGATCCTGCAGGCGGCCAACTCGGTGATCTCGCGCAACCCGGGGCGCCGGGACAAGAGCCTGTGGTCGGACCTGGGCGAGGGCCCGATGATCGTGGGTTATGTCGCCGATGACGAGCACGATGAGGCCTCGTTCGTGGCGCAGACGATCGACAAGCTTGGTGATGAGCACGGCGTGCAGCCCAAGGACGTCGCGGTCTTCTATCGCACCAATGCCCAGTCCCGGGCGCTGGAGGAGGTGTTCGTGCGGACCGGGCACCCCTACAAGGTCGTGGGTGGGACCCGGTTCTATGAGCGTCGCGAGGTCAAGGACGCGCTCGCCTATCTGCGGGTGATCGCCAACCCCGCCGACGACATCAACCTGCGGCGCATCATCAATGTCCCCAAGCGGGGGATCGGTGACCGGGCGCAGGCAGCTGTGGCCACGCTGGCCCAGCGCGAGCGTGTCCCGCTCGTGGCCGCACTCGGCAGGGTCGAGGACGCGCCGGGGATCGCGACCCGGTCAGTGGCGGCGATCAAGGCGTTCACCGCACTGCTGGAGGGACTGGGTCAGGTCGCGTCCGACCTCGAGTCGGGGGTGGGGGACCTGCTGGAGGCGATCCTGGACCGCTCGGGTTACACCAAGGAGCTGCGGGCCAGCCACGACCCGCAGGATGAGACCCGCATCGAGAACCTCGCCGAACTGGTCGCCGTCGCCCGCGAGTTCGACGAGAACTACCCCGAGGGGAGTCTGGTCGACTTCCTGGAGCAGGTGTCGTTGGTCGCCGATGCCGACGAGATCCCGCAGGGTGGGCCGGGCACCGACGGCGGTGTCATCACGCTGATGACGCTGCACACAGCCAAGGGGCTGGAGTTCCCGGTGGTCTTTCTCACCGGGCTGGAGGACGGCACCTTCCCGCACCAGCGGTCGATGGATGACCCGGTGGAGCTCGAGGAGGAGCGCCGGCTCGCCTATGTGGGCATCACCCGTGCGCGACAACGACTCCACCTCAGCCGGGCCGGCACGCGGGCCGCCTTCGGAGCGCCGCAGTATCACCCACCCTCGCGGTTCCTCGACGAGATCCCGATGGACGTCGTCGACTGGCAGCGCTCGGACCGGGACCGGATGAGTGCGGCCGGCCGCCCGAGTGCCTCGGTGCAACAGGGTTGGGGCGGCGGGCAGCGCTCTGCCTCGCGCGGCGTCGTGCAGCTGAACCCGCGCGGCTCGGGCGTGCGCAAGGCCATCGAACCCGTCTCGGTCTCCGCCGGCGACCGGGTGAGTCACGACTCGTTCGGGCTGGGGACCGTGGTGCGGGTCGAGGGCAGCGGCGACCACACCATGGCCCACGTCGACTTCGGCGGCTCGGGGGTCAAGCGGCTGCTCCTGCGCTACGCGCCGCTGGAGAAGCTCTAG
- a CDS encoding GNAT family N-acetyltransferase yields MIREATEQDIPAILDLVRELADYEEEPEAAVGTVDSYRAVLFPEQGSPTAWAHVAEVDGTVVGIAVWFLTFSTWTGRNGLWLEDLYVSPEHRGSGLGRQLMATLARICTERGYPRMEWTVLNWNTPAIELYRHLGAEPMDDWTVQRLTGAALGSLGAAE; encoded by the coding sequence GTGATCCGCGAAGCGACCGAGCAGGACATCCCGGCCATTCTGGACCTGGTGCGTGAACTGGCCGACTACGAGGAGGAGCCCGAGGCGGCCGTCGGCACGGTGGACTCCTACCGTGCCGTCCTCTTCCCCGAGCAGGGCTCCCCCACCGCGTGGGCGCACGTGGCCGAGGTGGACGGCACGGTGGTCGGCATCGCCGTCTGGTTCCTGACCTTCTCCACCTGGACCGGCCGCAACGGGCTGTGGCTCGAGGACCTCTATGTCTCACCCGAGCACCGTGGCAGCGGCCTCGGCCGGCAGCTCATGGCCACCCTCGCCAGGATCTGCACCGAGCGCGGCTACCCGCGGATGGAGTGGACCGTCCTCAACTGGAACACGCCCGCGATCGAGCTCTATCGCCACCTCGGAGCCGAGCCGATGGACGACTGGACCGTGCAGCGCCTCACCGGGGCCGCCCTCGGGTCCCTCGGGGCAGCTGAGTGA
- a CDS encoding PIG-L deacetylase family protein encodes MAGTVVALFAHPDDEALLTGGTLAMLAAQGHRIVFVVATDGALGLASEELRSGDLAATRLAELEASARALGAAEVISLGHSDSGHGAELWGDPPGRRRFVTVPVDEVAAQVADIVRHEGAEVLISCDARGGYGHRDHIHVHQVGRRVRELTGVRLLEATAPREPLLRALRLVGRVRRFRNGFDPSEWEHAFTPRREITHRISIGRHLRDKQSAMRAHFSQTTGGESSGGRTLASVLRLPPVLSRLVLGREFFQEVGVDATPLRTAVFEVAR; translated from the coding sequence ATGGCTGGGACCGTGGTGGCGCTGTTTGCGCACCCGGACGACGAGGCGTTGCTGACCGGGGGCACGTTGGCCATGCTTGCGGCGCAGGGACACCGCATCGTCTTCGTCGTCGCGACCGACGGTGCCCTGGGGCTGGCGTCTGAGGAGCTGCGCTCCGGCGACCTTGCCGCGACACGGCTGGCCGAGCTCGAGGCGAGCGCCCGTGCCCTGGGCGCTGCCGAGGTCATCTCGCTGGGACACTCCGACAGCGGGCACGGCGCCGAGCTCTGGGGTGACCCGCCGGGACGGCGCCGGTTCGTCACCGTCCCTGTCGACGAGGTCGCCGCGCAGGTCGCGGACATCGTGCGCCATGAAGGGGCCGAGGTGCTCATCTCCTGCGACGCCCGCGGTGGCTACGGCCACCGCGACCACATCCACGTGCACCAGGTGGGCCGCCGCGTCCGCGAACTCACCGGGGTCCGGCTCCTGGAGGCGACGGCTCCGCGCGAGCCGCTGCTGCGCGCCCTGCGCCTGGTCGGCAGGGTCCGCCGCTTCCGCAACGGCTTCGACCCCAGCGAGTGGGAACACGCCTTCACCCCACGCCGGGAGATCACCCACCGCATCAGCATCGGTCGCCACCTCCGGGACAAGCAGAGCGCCATGCGGGCCCACTTCTCCCAGACCACCGGCGGGGAGTCCTCCGGGGGACGTACCCTTGCTAGCGTGCTGCGCCTGCCTCCGGTCCTTTCTCGACTCGTTCTCGGGCGCGAGTTCTTCCAGGAGGTCGGCGTCGACGCGACCCCGCTGCGGACGGCAGTGTTCGAGGTCGCCCGGTGA